From one Rhodoferax sp. PAMC 29310 genomic stretch:
- a CDS encoding ProQ/FINO family protein — translation MTSNTPDAPVQNEDTSVVERPVKATSSAASVQPVLEKLFELYPQLFGAEFLPLKLGVFQELMAAHPDHFERETLKLALGQHTRSTRYLQSVAAGNKRHDLQGIPGDELAPEHVFFAVVELFRRRQRRSRDDLRPKLRNQLMAAFEASGMTHQLYLARVQTKDEAINALLAEALAEHEQKMAKEEATLRAFDGSGKTPEEFAEMYGLNPRDVVGALKRRERRQAENQPEATDQTAPTPITPDEDPA, via the coding sequence ATGACCAGCAACACCCCAGACGCTCCCGTTCAGAACGAAGACACCTCCGTGGTGGAGCGCCCTGTGAAGGCAACTTCCAGCGCAGCTTCAGTTCAGCCCGTTCTCGAAAAACTGTTTGAGCTTTATCCCCAATTGTTTGGTGCTGAGTTTCTACCATTGAAACTTGGTGTTTTTCAGGAACTGATGGCGGCACACCCCGATCATTTTGAGCGAGAGACCCTGAAGCTGGCGCTGGGCCAGCACACCCGGTCCACCCGCTATCTCCAAAGCGTGGCGGCAGGCAACAAGCGTCATGATTTGCAAGGCATTCCAGGTGATGAGCTAGCACCCGAGCATGTGTTTTTTGCAGTGGTTGAGTTGTTTCGCCGCCGCCAGCGTCGTTCACGCGACGACTTGCGTCCCAAACTGCGCAATCAATTGATGGCAGCTTTTGAGGCCTCAGGAATGACCCACCAGCTTTATTTGGCGCGAGTGCAGACCAAAGACGAAGCGATCAATGCCCTGCTGGCTGAAGCCTTGGCCGAGCACGAGCAGAAGATGGCGAAAGAAGAGGCAACTCTCCGGGCGTTTGACGGCAGTGGAAAAACGCCTGAAGAGTTTGCTGAGATGTACGGGCTAAACCCCCGTGATGTGGTTGGTGCGCTGAAGCGCCGCGAACGCCGGCAGGCAGAAAATCAGCCTGAAGCGACTGACCAGACTGCGCCGACGCCGATTACACCCGACGAAGATCCAGCGTAA
- a CDS encoding SPOR domain-containing protein, with translation MPEYRMPSPTLPPVPNKTTLDLSADSATQALYKAAIGPLNRDYYLPIFSGYESTSKIALQWNTAASLYTLNWMIFRRLWSAALIYAGALATSLFVIFGVGRAIFSPSTDIELGLAIVILTLSFVVPGLFGNSWLHTDCRQRMARALSQTTSLAQACDRLAAESSSRNRFLGLIAMNLAAISAVAGHFLAGNDLEQPPHPSPLPVTETATVAKEPNLSSASPALPAMPGADPVPALAATVSVAETTPNPVLPAPPPPMPEPAVTQPVAVAIEAQPLKVIKPTQTKPAAEVIYYVNVGLFSNTDNAERVHQRLKDDGMAVKTDTLNMANGQRSRVRVGPYPTRLAADAAARSVRAMGLDAIVRQQ, from the coding sequence GTGCCAGAATATCGAATGCCCTCGCCCACCTTGCCACCAGTCCCCAACAAAACGACACTCGACCTGTCCGCGGACAGTGCGACCCAAGCACTTTATAAAGCCGCCATCGGACCGTTGAACCGGGACTACTACCTACCGATATTCAGCGGCTATGAATCGACATCAAAAATTGCGCTGCAATGGAATACAGCGGCCAGTCTGTACACACTGAACTGGATGATCTTTCGCCGACTGTGGAGCGCCGCCTTGATCTATGCCGGAGCGCTGGCCACCAGCCTCTTCGTGATATTTGGAGTCGGTAGGGCAATCTTTAGCCCGTCAACAGACATCGAACTTGGCTTGGCGATCGTGATACTGACCCTGAGCTTTGTAGTGCCAGGTCTGTTTGGCAACTCTTGGCTGCACACCGATTGTCGCCAACGCATGGCGCGAGCCTTGAGCCAGACCACATCACTGGCGCAAGCCTGCGATCGTTTGGCGGCTGAATCCAGCTCTAGGAATCGCTTTCTAGGCTTGATTGCGATGAACTTGGCAGCCATCAGCGCAGTGGCAGGCCATTTTCTGGCAGGCAATGATCTAGAGCAGCCACCCCACCCCTCGCCGTTGCCGGTAACGGAAACTGCGACGGTAGCGAAAGAACCCAATTTATCCAGCGCGAGTCCCGCCTTGCCGGCAATGCCTGGGGCCGACCCCGTACCCGCTCTGGCTGCCACCGTATCCGTCGCCGAGACTACGCCCAATCCGGTCTTGCCGGCGCCGCCTCCACCAATGCCCGAACCTGCGGTCACTCAGCCAGTAGCGGTCGCAATTGAAGCGCAACCGCTCAAAGTGATCAAACCCACGCAAACCAAACCCGCGGCGGAGGTGATCTATTACGTCAACGTTGGCTTATTTTCCAACACGGACAACGCGGAAAGGGTCCACCAGCGCTTGAAGGACGACGGGATGGCAGTGAAAACCGACACTTTAAACATGGCCAATGGCCAGCGCTCGCGGGTTAGAGTGGGCCCCTATCCCACCCGCTTAGCGGCAGATGCAGCGGCACGATCAGTTCGAGCGATGGGACTGGACGCGATCGTGCGTCAACAATGA
- a CDS encoding circularly permuted type 2 ATP-grasp protein, with amino-acid sequence MNETREDQQPDRGRQIPPLLAGAARPGHFDELRGQLLSVAHESAQETSESLADASALSGDWRDFFEQIDAKNPLDLNHQLTSLQRQIRDNGVTYNVYSDDGGPQRPWSLDLFPLLIDPTCWQKIEAGVRQRMRLLESIMSDVYGPQTLLEQGMLPPALVQGHPGYLRAMQGVRPVGGTYLHIAAFDLAHGPDGNWWVIGQRTQAPSGLGYLLENRLAISSQFPQAFQNMRVQRLAATYRALMDSLKLLSPAGSNSHLVLLTPGPYNETYFEHAFLARYLGLTLVEGSDLVVRREHVYLKTLKGLVPVHGLLKRVDDEYLDPLEQRPDSTLGVPGLLQAIRAGNVLVANAPGSAFLESPALLGFLPALSEHLIQEELQLPSLPTWWCGEASAMQEALAQLSACVVKPTYPGSVAQGSFNAVLGRALSPAALDQWEKRIQDNPDWHTVQRYLPLSQMPTWPPSASAAAATQKPPQVSMRSVVLRVFAVSDGTQSWRVLPGGLARVASPSSEVASMQRGGSSADVWALTGGEVDQTTLLLPNFTPAALAQRKRMVTSRAAENLFWLGRYTERAENAIRLARLTLECLNGEERSSEPLLDWLSQMAVSNTLVLPDVPPAGLSRRVFERSLIAGLSSSTGATSVGYYLRALKQAGASVRERLSQEHWRILIRAEEQLFSRCAEPIVARDFSHVEALQILRDSSDHMAAITGAQTDRMTRDDGWRLLSIGRHIERLSFLANALFCGFDTGSIESDGGFDAMLSLFDSTITFHAQFQQNRDLPALIDLLVLDRDNPRSLNWVAHTLRGRLAKLAGSEPGQLSALSLRVPDPNRHGLAPLCETKPREQDESGSVNGQQDYYFALNELMLQCSAASNKVSDAISTTYFTHSAQAKTRKTAP; translated from the coding sequence ATGAACGAGACAAGAGAAGACCAACAGCCCGATAGAGGCCGCCAGATCCCGCCACTATTGGCCGGCGCCGCTCGACCCGGGCATTTCGACGAATTGCGTGGGCAGCTTTTATCGGTCGCCCATGAGTCAGCGCAGGAGACTAGTGAGTCGCTTGCCGATGCATCCGCGCTGAGCGGAGATTGGCGTGATTTTTTTGAGCAAATTGATGCCAAGAACCCACTCGATCTAAACCACCAACTGACCAGTCTTCAGCGACAAATTCGCGACAACGGCGTGACATACAACGTCTACTCCGACGACGGAGGGCCTCAACGCCCCTGGTCTCTCGACTTGTTTCCCCTGCTGATTGACCCCACCTGCTGGCAAAAAATTGAAGCAGGGGTGCGTCAGCGCATGCGGTTGTTGGAAAGTATCATGTCGGATGTGTATGGCCCGCAAACGTTGCTTGAGCAAGGTATGCTGCCGCCCGCCCTGGTTCAAGGTCATCCTGGCTATTTGCGCGCCATGCAGGGTGTCCGCCCCGTTGGCGGGACCTATCTGCATATCGCGGCGTTTGACTTGGCTCATGGACCGGACGGCAACTGGTGGGTCATTGGCCAACGCACGCAGGCGCCTTCGGGTCTAGGCTACCTGCTGGAGAACCGGTTGGCCATTTCAAGCCAGTTTCCCCAGGCTTTTCAAAACATGCGGGTTCAGCGGCTTGCCGCCACCTACCGGGCGCTCATGGACAGCCTCAAGCTCTTGAGCCCCGCTGGAAGCAACTCCCATCTTGTTCTCTTGACGCCCGGGCCCTACAACGAAACTTATTTTGAACATGCCTTTTTGGCCCGTTACCTCGGGCTCACCCTGGTCGAGGGAAGCGATCTGGTGGTTCGCCGGGAACACGTTTACTTGAAAACACTCAAGGGCTTAGTGCCTGTTCACGGGCTACTCAAGCGGGTGGATGATGAGTATCTGGACCCGCTGGAGCAGCGGCCGGACTCCACCTTGGGGGTGCCTGGGCTGTTGCAGGCCATTCGCGCAGGCAATGTCCTGGTCGCTAATGCGCCGGGGTCAGCCTTCTTGGAGTCTCCCGCTCTGCTGGGATTTTTGCCGGCGCTTTCAGAACATTTGATTCAGGAAGAATTGCAGCTTCCGTCGTTGCCAACTTGGTGGTGTGGTGAAGCCTCGGCCATGCAGGAGGCACTGGCACAGCTGTCAGCCTGCGTGGTCAAGCCGACCTACCCCGGCTCAGTGGCACAAGGAAGCTTCAATGCCGTGTTGGGTCGCGCCCTCTCTCCCGCCGCGCTGGATCAATGGGAAAAGCGGATCCAGGACAACCCCGACTGGCACACCGTACAGCGCTACCTGCCACTTTCACAAATGCCCACTTGGCCGCCCTCGGCATCAGCGGCCGCGGCAACTCAGAAGCCTCCCCAGGTTTCCATGCGGTCGGTTGTCTTGCGCGTCTTCGCCGTCAGTGACGGCACTCAGTCTTGGCGTGTATTGCCTGGCGGGCTGGCGCGGGTGGCCAGCCCATCATCGGAGGTGGCCTCCATGCAACGAGGGGGGAGCAGCGCCGATGTCTGGGCCCTGACCGGTGGCGAAGTCGATCAAACCACTCTTTTGCTACCCAATTTCACACCAGCGGCACTGGCACAACGCAAACGGATGGTGACGAGCCGCGCGGCGGAAAATCTCTTTTGGCTGGGGCGATACACCGAACGTGCTGAAAATGCGATCCGCCTCGCCCGCCTGACACTGGAGTGTCTGAATGGCGAGGAGCGCTCCTCCGAACCGCTACTGGATTGGCTGAGCCAGATGGCTGTGTCCAACACACTAGTGTTACCGGACGTGCCCCCGGCCGGGCTTTCTCGCCGCGTTTTTGAGCGCTCTTTAATCGCAGGGCTGAGCTCATCAACAGGTGCAACCAGTGTGGGCTACTACTTGCGCGCTCTTAAACAAGCGGGGGCAAGTGTGCGTGAGCGCCTGTCCCAGGAGCATTGGCGCATTCTCATCCGTGCTGAGGAGCAATTGTTTTCACGCTGCGCCGAGCCCATTGTGGCGCGGGACTTCTCGCATGTGGAGGCCCTGCAAATATTGCGGGACAGTAGCGACCACATGGCTGCCATCACCGGCGCACAGACGGACCGGATGACCCGCGATGATGGCTGGCGTCTGCTCAGCATTGGGCGCCATATTGAGCGGCTTAGCTTTTTGGCCAACGCGCTTTTCTGCGGATTTGATACCGGCTCGATCGAATCGGACGGCGGTTTTGACGCCATGCTGTCCCTGTTTGACAGCACCATTACCTTTCACGCCCAGTTTCAGCAGAACCGGGACTTGCCAGCCCTAATTGATTTACTGGTCCTTGATCGGGACAACCCCCGCTCACTCAACTGGGTGGCTCACACCTTGAGAGGCCGGTTGGCCAAACTCGCGGGTAGTGAGCCAGGGCAACTCAGCGCCCTGTCGTTGCGAGTGCCAGACCCCAACCGTCATGGACTGGCACCACTTTGCGAAACCAAACCTCGGGAGCAAGACGAGTCAGGCAGCGTCAATGGCCAGCAAGACTACTATTTCGCCCTGAACGAGTTGATGTTGCAATGCTCAGCAGCGTCCAATAAGGTGTCTGACGCCATCAGTACCACTTACTTCACCCACTCGGCGCAAGCGAAAACTCGGAAAACAGCACCATGA
- a CDS encoding transglutaminase family protein, with translation MRLQVTHDTFYDYAPAVETAQHLAYLRPLHSAYQQLLSHTMSIDPPPAQLTQNLDVFGNLRSFFSLDSAHETLRVVAKSVVLTSARELPISTLSWEGTQNYFQYQSGRHLDKASEYVFSSPFCPRHADFASYARPSFGPGVGVLDGAADLMRRIYTDFTYESESTQINTPAREALVQRKGVCQDFAHIMIACLRALGLPARYVSGYLLTQPAPGTVKLQGSDASHAWVAVYVPDLPEGDRWCDLDPTNNRAGWHSPGEDYVTLGTGRDFADVSPIRGVIHGGASHTLTVGVTVEPLLDDLSLPPLPPFSPMAPGGASQNQFQA, from the coding sequence ATGAGGCTGCAGGTCACCCACGACACGTTCTATGACTACGCCCCGGCAGTTGAAACAGCCCAACATCTGGCCTACCTGAGACCACTTCACTCGGCTTACCAACAACTGCTCAGTCATACGATGAGCATCGACCCGCCACCCGCTCAACTAACACAAAATTTGGATGTATTTGGCAACCTGCGCAGTTTTTTCTCATTGGACTCTGCCCATGAAACACTCCGCGTGGTGGCCAAGAGTGTGGTGCTCACGAGCGCCCGCGAGTTACCGATAAGCACGCTATCTTGGGAAGGCACACAAAACTACTTTCAGTATCAGTCTGGAAGACACTTGGACAAGGCATCCGAGTATGTTTTCTCGTCACCCTTTTGCCCACGTCATGCGGACTTTGCCAGCTACGCACGCCCGAGCTTCGGACCTGGCGTTGGCGTACTGGACGGCGCCGCAGACCTGATGCGCCGGATCTACACCGACTTCACTTACGAAAGTGAGAGCACGCAAATCAACACCCCGGCTCGCGAGGCTCTGGTTCAGCGCAAAGGCGTCTGCCAAGACTTTGCGCACATCATGATTGCCTGCCTGCGTGCTCTCGGCCTACCCGCACGCTATGTCAGCGGCTACTTGTTGACTCAGCCAGCACCAGGCACCGTCAAACTTCAAGGCAGTGACGCATCCCACGCCTGGGTGGCGGTTTACGTGCCCGACTTGCCTGAGGGGGATCGCTGGTGTGACCTGGACCCCACCAACAACCGGGCCGGATGGCACTCCCCTGGCGAGGACTATGTGACTTTGGGCACTGGGCGCGACTTTGCTGATGTGTCCCCGATTCGGGGGGTCATTCACGGCGGCGCAAGTCATACTTTGACAGTCGGTGTCACCGTAGAACCCCTGCTCGATGACCTTTCTTTGCCGCCCCTGCCGCCGTTCAGCCCGATGGCCCCAGGCGGCGCATCGCAAAACCAGTTTCAAGCTTAG
- a CDS encoding RidA family protein, which translates to MSIYEKLSELNITLPPVSVPAAAYLPFVQTGNLVFLSGHIAKKDGKPWVGQLGKDTSTEQGKAAARAIAIDLMGTLHAAVGDLNRVKRIVKLMSLVNSTGDFTEQHLVTNGASELFGEVFAAKGAHARSAFGVAQIPMGACVEIELIAELE; encoded by the coding sequence ATGAGTATTTATGAAAAGCTGAGCGAGCTCAACATCACACTGCCACCGGTTTCAGTGCCCGCAGCGGCCTACCTGCCCTTCGTTCAGACCGGCAACCTCGTTTTCTTGAGTGGTCACATCGCCAAGAAGGACGGAAAACCCTGGGTTGGCCAGTTAGGCAAGGACACCTCAACAGAGCAAGGCAAAGCGGCCGCCCGCGCCATCGCCATCGATCTGATGGGCACCTTGCATGCCGCAGTGGGCGACCTGAACCGGGTCAAACGTATCGTCAAACTGATGTCATTGGTCAATTCGACCGGTGACTTCACCGAGCAACACTTGGTGACCAATGGCGCCAGCGAGTTGTTTGGCGAAGTCTTTGCGGCCAAGGGCGCTCACGCACGCAGCGCTTTTGGCGTCGCGCAAATTCCAATGGGTGCCTGCGTTGAGATCGAGTTGATCGCTGAACTGGAGTAA
- the folK gene encoding 2-amino-4-hydroxy-6-hydroxymethyldihydropteridine diphosphokinase: MSRPLVTAYVALGANLGDPIVAIQKAIQDLQALVGVRSVRCSSLYLTAPVDSSGPDYVNAVAELQTDLTAPDLLAGLQCIENTAGRARPYRNAPRLLDLDILTYGQGVINSPLLHVPHPRMFERAFVLIPLAEISPEQVSDAQMQAVAGQAITRLTA, encoded by the coding sequence GTGAGTCGTCCCTTGGTGACTGCCTATGTCGCTCTGGGGGCGAACTTGGGTGATCCCATTGTCGCTATCCAAAAGGCCATCCAAGATCTTCAAGCACTTGTCGGGGTTCGATCGGTACGTTGCTCCAGCTTGTACTTGACCGCACCCGTCGATTCAAGTGGGCCGGACTATGTGAACGCGGTTGCTGAGCTTCAAACTGACTTAACCGCTCCAGATCTTCTGGCCGGCTTGCAGTGCATTGAAAACACAGCAGGGCGCGCGAGACCCTATCGCAATGCCCCTCGTTTGTTGGATTTGGACATACTGACATACGGCCAAGGAGTGATCAACAGCCCTTTATTGCATGTGCCGCACCCCCGTATGTTCGAGAGGGCGTTTGTTTTAATTCCCTTGGCGGAAATCTCACCTGAACAGGTCAGTGACGCGCAAATGCAGGCAGTGGCGGGTCAAGCAATCACTCGCCTGACCGCGTAG
- the pcnB gene encoding polynucleotide adenylyltransferase PcnB, with product MIKNFIDKLLGKSAVAAKGKKQQFGKREEVGVATHGINPALVDERALNVVRTLKAAGFEAYIVGGAVRDLMVGLAPKDFDVATNATPEQVKGLFRRAFIIGRRFRIVHVVYGRGREHEVIEVSTFRAYMDNAAAEAVAGNERTSKSELAGMKHAVDASGRVLRDNVWGPQEEDAVRRDFTINAMYYDPETQVVVDYHNGIRDAQKRIIRMIGDAATRYREDPVRIIRAVRFSAKLSALGFELEAKTAAPLVKSQQLLADVPQSRLFDEMLKLLQTGHALASIEQLKALGMARGIYPLLDVVVERAAQTFVNAALRDTDRRVGEGKPVAPSFLLACVLWADVRDGWALRLKQGQHSHPALQDAIDDVFNARIGDVSGRGKLAGDMREIWMMQPRFEKRVGSVPFGMVDQPRFRAAFDFMRLRADAGEVEEMLADWWQEFSMAHDDVRQDMVDQVRDEQQQRQRAPRVHKMPKAAPVDDANVSAPSQSGAENSEPSGEIGDAPKKRRRRRRSTGPKTAGEVAPDSGV from the coding sequence ATGATTAAAAATTTTATCGACAAGCTACTGGGCAAGTCCGCCGTAGCGGCCAAAGGCAAAAAACAGCAGTTTGGCAAGCGAGAGGAAGTGGGTGTTGCCACCCACGGTATTAACCCCGCCTTGGTGGATGAGCGTGCGCTCAATGTTGTTCGCACCTTGAAAGCGGCCGGTTTTGAGGCTTACATTGTGGGTGGCGCTGTGCGAGACCTGATGGTTGGGCTGGCCCCCAAAGACTTTGATGTGGCCACCAATGCCACGCCAGAGCAGGTCAAGGGGTTGTTTCGCCGCGCCTTCATTATTGGACGGCGCTTTCGCATTGTTCACGTTGTTTACGGGCGTGGGCGAGAGCATGAGGTGATTGAAGTCTCGACCTTTCGAGCCTATATGGACAATGCTGCCGCTGAGGCGGTAGCTGGCAACGAGCGCACCAGCAAGAGCGAGCTCGCCGGCATGAAACACGCCGTAGACGCTTCAGGGCGGGTTTTGCGTGACAATGTTTGGGGGCCGCAAGAAGAGGACGCAGTTCGGCGTGATTTCACCATCAACGCCATGTACTACGACCCGGAAACCCAGGTTGTGGTGGACTATCACAACGGAATTCGGGATGCTCAGAAGCGCATCATTCGCATGATTGGCGATGCGGCCACCCGCTACCGGGAAGACCCGGTGCGAATTATTCGCGCGGTACGTTTCTCTGCAAAACTTAGCGCGCTGGGCTTCGAGTTGGAAGCCAAAACAGCCGCGCCTTTAGTCAAGTCACAGCAATTGTTGGCCGATGTGCCACAAAGTCGATTGTTTGATGAAATGCTCAAGCTTTTGCAGACCGGCCACGCACTGGCTTCTATTGAGCAATTGAAAGCACTCGGCATGGCCCGGGGTATTTACCCCTTGCTGGATGTGGTGGTTGAGCGCGCCGCTCAGACTTTTGTCAATGCCGCGCTTCGCGACACTGACCGTCGGGTAGGCGAAGGCAAGCCGGTGGCCCCGAGCTTCTTGTTGGCTTGTGTTTTGTGGGCGGACGTGCGGGACGGATGGGCGCTTCGGCTCAAGCAAGGGCAGCACTCGCACCCAGCCCTTCAGGACGCGATTGACGATGTGTTCAATGCCCGCATCGGTGATGTGTCAGGGCGCGGCAAGTTGGCCGGCGACATGCGCGAAATCTGGATGATGCAGCCGCGCTTTGAGAAGCGGGTAGGCAGTGTGCCCTTTGGCATGGTCGACCAACCCCGTTTCCGTGCAGCGTTCGACTTCATGCGACTTCGGGCCGACGCAGGGGAAGTCGAGGAAATGCTGGCCGACTGGTGGCAGGAGTTCAGCATGGCGCATGATGATGTGCGCCAAGACATGGTGGACCAGGTCCGGGACGAGCAACAACAGCGCCAGCGGGCGCCACGGGTCCACAAGATGCCTAAAGCCGCCCCCGTTGATGACGCCAATGTGTCTGCACCTTCACAATCAGGTGCGGAAAACTCTGAACCCAGTGGTGAAATCGGCGATGCGCCCAAGAAGCGCCGCCGGCGTCGGCGCAGCACGGGCCCTAAAACCGCGGGAGAGGTGGCGCCGGACTCCGGCGTTTGA
- a CDS encoding HAD family phosphatase, which translates to MKLALFDLDHTLIPLDSDHSWGVFTTSLGWNDPIDFTLRNDDFYADYKAGTLDIREYIRFSTAAMRTHGAIESEVAHADFMRDVIAPAIKPQALNLVAGHQDAGDQVLIITATNEFVTRPIAKAFGVDELLAVELEREDTVGGSWFTGEIKGVPSFREGKVTRLEAWLASRQLRLADVESTFYTDSINDLSLMENVTHPVATNPDERLRAIAVQRGWRILDLF; encoded by the coding sequence ATGAAGTTGGCACTTTTCGATCTTGATCACACCCTTATACCTCTGGATTCGGACCATTCCTGGGGAGTGTTTACAACAAGTTTGGGTTGGAATGATCCGATTGACTTCACCCTGCGCAACGACGACTTCTATGCGGATTACAAGGCAGGCACGCTCGATATTCGAGAGTACATTCGCTTTTCGACGGCAGCCATGCGAACGCATGGCGCTATCGAATCAGAAGTAGCTCACGCTGACTTCATGAGGGATGTGATTGCGCCAGCGATCAAGCCTCAGGCCCTGAATTTGGTCGCGGGGCACCAGGACGCTGGTGATCAGGTGCTGATCATCACCGCGACCAATGAGTTCGTGACACGTCCCATCGCTAAGGCGTTTGGGGTGGATGAACTTCTGGCGGTTGAGTTGGAGCGCGAAGATACAGTTGGTGGTAGCTGGTTCACGGGTGAAATCAAGGGTGTTCCTTCGTTCCGCGAAGGCAAGGTGACGAGGCTTGAGGCGTGGCTTGCATCGCGGCAGCTGCGCTTGGCCGACGTGGAAAGCACTTTTTACACAGATTCCATCAACGATCTCAGTCTGATGGAAAATGTGACCCATCCCGTCGCAACAAATCCGGACGAGCGCCTGCGCGCCATCGCGGTTCAACGGGGATGGCGCATACTTGACTTGTTTTGA
- the hda gene encoding DnaA regulatory inactivator Hda, with amino-acid sequence MKQIALDIGLATEPTLKTFFAGPNDAVLSHLALWVGQKAGGAVRSPVPTYLWGSSASGKTHLLKAVLEALREQGASVGWLDANVQEPPEFDERWATILMDDVHQYNSVQQQAAFNWFINAQTHQRWILAAGALPPADLKLRDDLRSRLGWGHVFQLHVLSESERRSVLRQAADARGVFLGDEVMDFMLNRFSRDLGSLMELLEHLDGYALQTKRAITIPLIKSMLENT; translated from the coding sequence ATGAAACAAATCGCACTTGATATTGGTTTGGCAACCGAACCAACACTTAAAACTTTTTTTGCCGGTCCGAATGACGCTGTGTTGAGCCACCTCGCGCTGTGGGTGGGTCAAAAGGCCGGTGGGGCGGTCCGATCGCCGGTGCCTACCTATTTATGGGGCAGCAGCGCAAGCGGGAAAACGCACTTATTGAAGGCGGTTCTGGAAGCGCTGCGGGAGCAGGGCGCCAGCGTTGGCTGGCTGGACGCCAATGTGCAAGAGCCACCGGAGTTTGATGAACGCTGGGCCACGATCCTGATGGATGACGTACACCAGTACAACTCCGTGCAGCAGCAAGCCGCATTCAACTGGTTCATCAACGCACAAACACATCAACGCTGGATTTTGGCCGCCGGCGCATTGCCTCCGGCTGATCTGAAATTGCGCGACGACCTGCGCAGCCGTTTGGGTTGGGGTCACGTGTTTCAGTTGCATGTACTTAGTGAGTCTGAGCGACGGTCCGTACTTCGCCAGGCGGCTGACGCGCGGGGCGTCTTTCTGGGCGACGAAGTCATGGACTTCATGCTCAACCGGTTCAGCCGTGACTTGGGCAGCCTCATGGAGCTGCTCGAGCACCTGGATGGCTACGCGCTTCAAACCAAACGTGCCATCACCATACCGCTTATCAAATCCATGCTGGAGAACACCTGA
- a CDS encoding AI-2E family transporter: MQFTPTQKRAASWCLLTAFISFALWLLAPVLTPFVIATVLAYALTPLVDWLDNVGNRRLPRMLAVLVVELLFIVVVLAVMLLVVPILVKQLPLMREQVPVLLDTLNSTLKPFFAQFGIAFSWDVGSIKAFMLKYLNANADNAFASVMTSLKLGGSVAFAIFGNAVLIPVALFYLLTDWHKLVPRVLLFVPPHMRTSFDSFTAEADAVLGQYLRGQLLVMLVLAVFYSIGLALFGLDLALPIGVFTGLAVFVPYVGFGLGLILATLAGFLEFATSAGPTKAIVMVAVVYGLGQFIESLFLTPRLVGERIGLHPLAVIFALLAFGHLFGFVGVLVALPVSAVLLVAVRRAQAHYLSSQLYQKGGQ; encoded by the coding sequence ATGCAATTCACCCCAACTCAAAAAAGAGCCGCCAGCTGGTGCCTATTGACGGCGTTCATTTCGTTCGCGTTGTGGCTGTTGGCGCCTGTTTTGACGCCCTTTGTCATTGCCACGGTATTGGCCTACGCTCTAACCCCGTTGGTCGATTGGCTGGACAACGTCGGCAACCGCCGCCTGCCGCGCATGCTCGCGGTGCTGGTCGTGGAATTGTTGTTTATTGTGGTCGTCCTTGCCGTGATGCTGCTCGTTGTCCCAATTTTGGTGAAACAGTTGCCACTGATGCGGGAGCAGGTGCCGGTGCTTCTGGATACATTGAACTCAACGTTAAAGCCGTTCTTTGCACAGTTCGGAATCGCCTTCTCATGGGATGTCGGCAGTATCAAGGCCTTCATGTTGAAGTATCTCAACGCCAATGCTGACAATGCTTTCGCCTCGGTCATGACATCACTCAAGCTGGGCGGCAGTGTGGCGTTTGCCATTTTTGGCAATGCCGTGCTGATACCCGTGGCCCTGTTCTACTTGTTGACGGATTGGCACAAACTTGTCCCCCGCGTTCTTTTGTTTGTGCCGCCGCATATGCGTACCTCATTTGACAGTTTCACTGCCGAAGCTGATGCTGTGTTGGGCCAGTATTTGCGCGGTCAGTTGTTGGTGATGTTAGTGTTGGCGGTTTTTTACAGCATTGGATTGGCGTTGTTTGGCCTGGATCTGGCATTGCCAATTGGTGTCTTTACGGGGTTGGCGGTTTTTGTGCCTTATGTCGGCTTTGGTTTGGGCTTGATATTGGCCACTCTCGCCGGTTTTTTGGAGTTTGCGACGTCGGCGGGGCCAACCAAGGCGATTGTGATGGTCGCTGTCGTTTATGGCTTGGGTCAGTTCATTGAGAGCCTTTTTTTAACCCCTCGATTGGTGGGCGAGCGAATTGGTCTGCATCCGCTGGCTGTAATTTTTGCGCTGCTGGCATTTGGACACCTTTTTGGATTCGTGGGCGTCTTGGTGGCCTTGCCTGTTAGTGCGGTCTTGCTTGTCGCAGTTCGGCGTGCGCAAGCCCACTATCTGTCCAGCCAGCTTTACCAAAAGGGAGGCCAATAG